A genomic stretch from Chitinophaga lutea includes:
- a CDS encoding DUF983 domain-containing protein: MAKRPNYFLSILKMKCPRCRKGNMYRTKNPFHWRFSRIFDMHDRCPVCDQQFELETGFWFGTGYVSYALSVALSVFNLIWYWFFFGISWRDNSIFYWLAVNGVILVLVQPWLMRISRTIYLYFFVYYDEETERLPDTVHKHGEHSHPHPAGHSH; the protein is encoded by the coding sequence ATGGCAAAAAGACCGAATTATTTTCTCAGCATCCTGAAGATGAAATGCCCCCGGTGCCGGAAGGGTAATATGTACCGCACCAAGAATCCGTTCCACTGGCGCTTTTCCAGGATCTTCGACATGCACGACCGCTGCCCCGTCTGCGACCAGCAATTCGAGCTCGAAACCGGCTTCTGGTTCGGAACAGGTTATGTCAGCTATGCGCTGTCCGTAGCCCTCTCCGTATTCAACCTGATCTGGTACTGGTTCTTTTTTGGTATCTCCTGGCGGGATAACAGCATTTTTTACTGGCTGGCGGTGAACGGGGTAATACTGGTGCTGGTGCAACCCTGGTTGATGCGCATTTCACGCACGATATATCTGTATTTCTTCGTGTATTATGACGAAGAGACGGAGCGCCTGCCGGACACGGTTCATAAGCATGGTGAACACTCCCATCCGCATCCGGCAGGGCATTCACATTAA